A DNA window from Aquarana catesbeiana isolate 2022-GZ linkage group LG01, ASM4218655v1, whole genome shotgun sequence contains the following coding sequences:
- the LOC141128599 gene encoding E3 ubiquitin-protein ligase TRIM21-like has product MRDLSELKSGISSGMIFSITSWLINYPEVHVGMYINGHTAYGVFHSHLFLLIPVMASADPRKELECFICLNISTDPVTLKCGHSFCLYCIGRLLDTKRSEGYSCPKCKQEFQEWPAPCNIVDNFLSARLHRKTSEHVYEPTTSPENRKCSVHNELLKYYCTKDFTCICLSCRLDEEHWEHQVESMDKASEIRKKKLRNVLKKLMAERGETEQIVQSLQEHRSKVQGNAHLEIKEEELVRKMGDIKKLCNMTDPLSVLQESDASDLCDDREGHDELLYDGGDLNVAGISQTLHKGLSEIMSGVNFAGTHVFPVFGAKDKVIPGLTDLLLDVSTAGNTLRISDDRKALAFILSHQSLPETPERFWCSQVLSSQSFSSGRLCWEVNVQGSDWWRIGMCYPSIDRRGVQSVIGYNEKSWCLERYGGNRYSVIHGFRAMPIPGNVYSNRIRIDVNFWAGRIAFYDLCDPIRLLVSITTTFTEPLHAGLGVWNGCIRISLAYQM; this is encoded by the exons ATGAGGGATTTATCTGAATTAAAGAGTGGAATAAGCAGTGGGATGATATTTTCTATCACATCGTGGTTGATTAATTATCCTGAAGTGCATGTAGGAATGTACATAAATGGTCACACTGCTTATGGAGTCTTTCACAGTCATTTATTTCTTCTTATCCCAGTGATGGCATCTGCTGATCCgaggaaggagctggaatgttTCATCTGTCTAAACATTTCTACAGATCCAGTAACTTTGAAATGtggacacagcttctgcctgtattGTATTGGTCGTTTGTTGGATACAAAGAGGTCTGAAGGTTATTCCTGTCCTAAATGCAAACAAGAGTTCCAGGAGTGGCCTGCACCGTGTAACATTGTGGATAATTTCTTGTCTGCTCGACTCCACAGAAAGACATCAGAACACGTCTATGAGCCCACCACTTCCCCGGAAAACAGGAAATGCTCTGTCCATAATGAACTACTGAAGTATTACTGCACTAAGGACTTCACCTGTATCTGTCTGTCCTGCAGGCTAGATGAGGAACACTGGGAGCACCAGGTCGAGTCAATGGATAAGGCTTCTGAGATTAGGAAGAAAAAACTGAGAAATGTCCTGAAGAAACTGATGGCCGAGAGAGGGGAGACGGAGCAAATTGtgcagagtctgcaggaacacaggagtaAAGTACAAGGAAATGCACAT CTGGAAATAAAGGAGGAGGAGCTGGTCAGGAAGATGGGTGACATTAAGAAGCTGTGTAACATGACAGACCCACTGAGTGTCCTACAGGAATCGGACGCAAGTGACTTGTGTGATGACAGAGAGGGACATGATGAACTCCTCTATGATGGAGGGGATCTGAATGTGGCAGGGATCTCACAAACATTACACAAAGGGTTATCTGAGATCATGTCTGGGGTAAATTTTGCAGGCACACATGTGTTTCCAGTTTTTGGTGCAAAGGACAAAGTTATTCCGGGGTTAACAGACTTATTACTGGATGTAAGCACAGCTGGTAATACTCTAcgtatatcagatgacaggaaagcTTTAGCCTTCATattatcacatcagagtctcccagaaacaccagagagattttgGTGTTCTCAGGTGTTAAGCAGTCAGAGTTTTTCTTCAGGTCGACTTTGCTGGGAGGTCAATGTCCAAGGGTCAGATTGGTGGAGAattgggatgtgttaccccagtatagacaggagaggagtTCAGTCAGTGATTGGATATAATGAGaagtcctggtgtttggagaggtaTGGAGGCAATAGATACTCAGTGATCCATGGTTTTAGGGCAATGCCAATACCTGGAAATGTCTACAGTAACAGAATCAGGATAGACGTGAATTTTTGGGCTGGGCGAATCGCCTTTTATGATTTGTGTGACCCAATCCGATTACTCGTGTCCATCACTACCACCTttactgagcccctccatgctgggttaGGTGTATGGAATGGTTGTATAAGGATATCTTTAGCGTATCAGATGTGA